GTCGCCTTTGGAGCGGCTTTTGCAGGTGCCTTTGTTTCTTTTTTAGCAGGAGCTTCCTTTTTGGCAGCTGGTGCTTTTTCAGCTTTGGCTTCGTCTTTTTTAGCAGCAGCTTTCTTAGCCGGAGCCTTTACAGAAATTCCATCAATCTGGATTTCAGATAAAAACTGACGATGACCATTTTTCTTTTTAAATCCTTTTCTTCTTTTCTTTTTGAAAACGATTACCTTATCACCTTTAAGGTGCTTCAATACCTTTGCAGTAACTACTGCATCTTTTATAACCGGGGCGCCAATGGTAACTTTTCCATCATTCATTAAAAGAACTTTGTCAAAAGAAACTTTTGATCCTTCTTTTTCTTCCAAACGATGAACAAAAACCTTTTGGTCTTTAGCAACTTTAAATTGCTGCCCTGCTATCTCTACAATTGCGTACATGATAAAT
This DNA window, taken from Lutimonas zeaxanthinifaciens, encodes the following:
- the rplU gene encoding 50S ribosomal protein L21, with protein sequence MYAIVEIAGQQFKVAKDQKVFVHRLEEKEGSKVSFDKVLLMNDGKVTIGAPVIKDAVVTAKVLKHLKGDKVIVFKKKRRKGFKKKNGHRQFLSEIQIDGISVKAPAKKAAAKKDEAKAEKAPAAKKEAPAKKETKAPAKAAPKATAKKTAAKKPAAKKESPKK